The Bacillus sp. Y1 genome includes the window AGTACTCTCGAAGTGGAGTTAATTGAAGGCGATGAAATCTATCTCGAATATACTTCAGCACAGATGGTACGGGGAGATGTCATTGTTATCGGTCCAGGATGTCACATTAACCAAGTTGAATACCGATCGTCGTACAAAAATAAACAGAAATACTCAGAAAATATAAAAACAGTGGTACAGATTTAGAGGAAATGGGAGGGGAATGAATTGACTACACAAGAAAAAGGGAACTTAGTATTATCTGGAAACGGTGAAACAGCAGGTGGAACATTTGAAAAAGTTGTGATTAATGGTAGTGGAATTGTCAATGGACATATTGAATGCAATGAATTTAGGTGTAATGGATCTGCGAGAATTAATGGAAATATAAAAGCTCAAAATACAATAATAAATGGAAGTACAAAGGTACTTGGAGATGTTGTTTCAAAGAAAATGGAGATTCACGGACATTCAACAATAGAAGGAATGGTAAACTTTGGAGAACTAGAAATCAATGGACACACTAAAATAAAAAGTAGTATCAAGGGTGAAAAGCTATCCTTGGAGGGCATTACAAAAATCGAAGGTGATTGCGAAGTTGAAACAGCGTATTTAAACGGAGCATTTACGATAACTGGATTGCTAAATGCGGATGAAATTTCAGTACAATTGCATGGAAGGTCATCTGTAAAAGAAATCGGTGGAGAAAAGGTTACTGTTAAAAGAGAAAATAGAATTTTATTCATATTTGAAAAGTTAATAAAGCCTTTGAGCAAAGAACTTCAGGTGGATCTCATTGAAGGTGACATTCTTAACCTAGAATATACGAAGGCAAATACGGTACGAGGGAATCATATCGTTATCGGACCGGGATGTAAAATTGGGGTCTTGGAGTATAGTGGCGACCTTCATCTATCAGATGAGGCTATAGTCAAAGAGAAAGTTAAGATATAAAGGTGTACGATTCTACCGTATTATTATTTATCAAACAATACCTGTTCCCTAAAGAGAATCAAGCAAAATATGTTTAAAACCAAATAGCTACGTTCATAAAGATAATAGTATATTCTCCAAAGAGGTGTCTTTATGATCGAGTTTCTGCAAGAGCTTTTCCATTCCAATAATCAATTAGTGACTTTTATCATTGGTGTAGTCTTTATATTTATAATCGTTTCAATCGTTCGCTCTATATTTCGAATGGCACTTCCATTTGTTGTCATTGGACTAGTAATGGTTGTTTTTCTTGGACATTCTCCTGATGATGTGATGAATAAAGGGAAGCAGTTTATTGCTCAAGGCTCTAATTTGATTCAAGACCTTTTGCCATTTATTCAGTCAGGTGACGGGGAAAAGGAGGGGGATCTTTCGGAAACACCTCCAGGGTTTGCTCCCTTTTCTGAGGAAGATGAAAACAAAGAAATTTTTAAAAATGATGAGAATGAACTTGAGATAAATAAGTTTTAATTAGTCGTTATCGATGCCCCACAAACTGTATACAAAGAAAAGAAATCCTTTT containing:
- a CDS encoding polymer-forming cytoskeletal protein; translation: MTTQEKGNLVLSGNGETAGGTFEKVVINGSGIVNGHIECNEFRCNGSARINGNIKAQNTIINGSTKVLGDVVSKKMEIHGHSTIEGMVNFGELEINGHTKIKSSIKGEKLSLEGITKIEGDCEVETAYLNGAFTITGLLNADEISVQLHGRSSVKEIGGEKVTVKRENRILFIFEKLIKPLSKELQVDLIEGDILNLEYTKANTVRGNHIVIGPGCKIGVLEYSGDLHLSDEAIVKEKVKI